From Stigmatopora nigra isolate UIUO_SnigA chromosome 5, RoL_Snig_1.1, whole genome shotgun sequence, a single genomic window includes:
- the nmu gene encoding neuromedin-U isoform X2, with protein MPTKEKHPSYGTLTTAVGRGSVNPLGVAGIGLAAILLLDSILFLHSAPLEPWQDANNHGQLLSQIATACSSFLSADIQAPDVLGEICFLMLVQKSKEFKGRENNKKLSPGTHPLLQLVPQLHTRLERELRVQAELEGPGGIQSRGYFLYRPRNGRRGLDNE; from the exons ATGCCCACCAAGGAGAAACACCCAAGCTACGGCACTTTGACGACGGCGGTGGGCCGAGGGAGCGTCAATCCGCTCGGTGTTGCCGGCATCGGACTCGCGGCTATTCTGCTACTCGACTCTATACTCTTCTTACACA GTGCACCACTAGAACCTTGGCAAGACGCAAATAACCATGGGCAGCTTCTGAGCCAG atcgCTACCGCCTGCTCCTCCTTCCTCTCTGCCGACATTCAG GCACCCGACGTCTTGGGGGAAATTTGCTTCTTGATGCTAGTCCAAAAATCCAAG gagtTCAAGGGccgagaaaataataaaaag CTGAGCCCCGGGACGCATCCCCTCCTTCAACTTGTACCCCAACTCCACACCCGGTTAGAGAGAGAACTCAGAGTGCAG GCCGAACTGGAGGGTCCGGGTGGTATCCAAAGTAGGGGCTACTTCCTCTATCGG cCTAGAAATGGAAGAAGAGGATTAGACAATGAATAG
- the clocka gene encoding circadian locomoter output cycles protein kaput isoform X2: MVTLKKIKMTTSVDQDDGSIFGLDDDDKDKAKRVSRNKSEKKRRDHFNILIKELGTMLPGNTRKMDKSTILQKSIDFLQKQQEISAQSESTEIKQDWKPTFLSNEEFTQLMLEALDGFFLAITTNGNIIYASESVTSLLEHLPCDLVDQNLLNFLPREEHSDVYNLLSSHIPEEKTSVPEYLKTKNQLEFCCHMLRGAMDPKEPAVYEHVKFIGNFKSVNNIPDCPQNGFTKDAIQQTLDLAFEEQLCLIATVKLVKPKFIKEMCTVEEPSEEFTSRHSLEWKFLFLDHRAPPIIGYLPFEVLGTSGYDYYHVDDLDTLAKCHEHLMQYGKGKSCFYRFLTKGQQWIWLQTHYYITYHQWNSRPEFIVCTHTVVSYCDVRSEQRREFGLEESSPDKSRDSGLESQPNASSPKEALEFLGDSGTVSPSSQGSRKSSYTPPSEASSSQTKLQDRNTPVQKAVSQRRSSIGSQSVSSQTTVTKVSMVSQQQPQEVPQASSLQLCNQLDTMQHMKKQLEQRTHAIENNIQRQLDELWKIQQELQRVQEQSMQMLVQKGAMNMTTLQVAPQLAQGTHALNMQGSVVSATLQQQHMVQPQNTELAQAPLAASLYNMMIPQQNGANLLQISGGLPSNNTVANTPTLATFAQDHATQIRFPTSRQLLTKLVTGQMACGAVMVPSTMFMGQVVTAFAPQPAPAQTISIGQQPTQQPEQQGLRMLQGSQLILPAAAFPLQPTGAFATTANPQKSDQHTHKTDT; encoded by the exons ATGGTAACTCTGAAGAAGATCAAAATGACTACAAGCGTCGATCA GGATGACGGTAGCATCTTTGGATTGGACGACGATGACAAGGACAAAGCAAAACG AGTATCTCGCAACAAGTCGGAAAAGAAGCGACGAGATCACTTCAACATCCTCATTAAAGAACTCGGTACCATGTTGCCAGGTAACACCCGCAAAATGGACAAATCCACCATTTTGCAGAAGAGCATCGACTTCCTGCAAAAACAACAAG AAATCTCCGCCCAGTCCGAGTCAACGGAGATCAAGCAAGACTGGAAACCGACGTTTCTTAGCAACGAAGAGTTCACGCAACTCATGCTGGAG GCATTGGACGGCTTCTTCCTCGCCATCACCACCAACGGGAACATCATCTACGCCTCGGAGAGTGTCACTTCGCTGCTGGAGCACCTCCCT TGTGATCTCGTGGATCAGAACCTGTTAAACTTCCTACCGAGGGAGGAACACTCGGATGTTTACAACCTGCTGTCCTCGCACATCCCCGAAGAGAAGACGTCGGTGCCTGAATATCTAAAGA CCAAGAATCAGCTGGAATTCTGCTGCCACATGCTACGAGGGGCCATGGACCCCAAGGAGCCGGCCGTGTACGAACACGTCAAGTTTATCGGGAACTTCAAGTCTGTCAACAACA TACCTGACTGTCCTCAGAACGGATTCACCAAGGACGCCATTCAGCAAACGCTCGACTTGGCCTTTGAAGAGCAGTTATGTCTCATCGCTACCGTCAAGCTCGTCAAACCCAAATTCATCAAG GAAATGTGCACTGTCGAGGAGCCTAGTGAAGAGTTCACCTCCAGACACAGTTTAGAGTGGAAGTTTCTTTTCTTGGACCATAG AGCACCACCTATTATAGGTTACCTACCGTTTGAGGTACTCGGTACATCCGGTTATGACTACTACCACGTGGACGATCTGGATACGCTCGCGAAATGTCATGAACACC TTATGCAGTACGGCAAAGGAAAATCCTGCTTCTATAGATTTCTCACCAAAGGCCAgcaatggatttggttgcagactCATTACTACATCACCTACCACCAATGGAACTCTCGGCCAGAGTTTATTGTCTGCACTCACACGGTTGTCAG CTACTGTGACGTGAGGTCGGAACAGCGAAGAGAGTTTGGCCTGGAAGAATCGTCGCCCGACAAG TCGCGTGACTCTGGCTTGGAGTCCCAACCCAACGCTTCCAGCCCCAAGGAGGCGCTAGAGTTCTTGGGTGACAGCGGGACAGTGTCGCCATCATCACAGGGCTCACGCAAGTCCTCGTACACGCCGCCGTCAGAAGCATCCT CGTCCCAAACCAAACTCCAAGATCGGAACACGCCTGTTCAAAAAGCAGTATCGCAAAGAAGGTCATCAATTGGGAGTCAG TCAGTCAGCTCCCAAACTACAGTAACGAAGGTATCGATGGTCTCACAACAGCAACCTCAAGAAGTTCCCCAA GCATCGTCACTGCAGCTCTGCAACCAATTGGACACCATGCAACACATGAAAAAACAGCTGGAACAGCGCACACACGCCATCGAGAACAACATTCAACGCCAGCTTGACGAGCTGTGGAAGATCCAACAGGAGCTGCAGAGGGTGCAAGAGCAAAGCATGCAGATGCTGGTGCAGAAGGGTGCCATGAATATGACCACGCTGCAAGTGGCTCCACAGTTGGCCCAGGGAACCCATGCACTAAATATGCAAGGCTCGGTGGTCTCTGCCActttacaacaacaacacatgGTCCAGCCACAGAATACAGAATTGGCACAG GCTCCACTGGCGGCATCCCTGTACAACATGATGATCCCGCAGCAAAACGGCGCTAACTTGCTCCAAATTTCCGGCGGCCTGCCATCCAATAATACCGTCGCCAACACACCCACGCTAGCCACCTTCGCGCAGGACCACGCCACCCAAATTCG GTTTCCAACCAGCCGCCAGCTGCTCACTAAGCTAGTAACGGGCCAGATGGCATGCGGTGCTGTTATGGTGCCGTCCACCATGTTCATGGGCCAAGTGGTGACGGCGTTTGCCCCGCAGCCGGCCCCCGCGCAGACCATTAGCATCGGACAGCAGCCCACACAGCAACCGGAGCAGCAG GGTCTGCGGATGCTTCAAGGAAGTCAGCTGATCCTGCCGGCGGCCGCGTTTCCGTTGCAACCGACGGGAGCGTTCGCCACGACTGCCAACCCACAGAAGTCAGACCAACACACCCACAAGACTGACACTTAA
- the nmu gene encoding neuromedin-U isoform X1: MPTKEKHPSYGTLTTAVGRGSVNPLGVAGIGLAAILLLDSILFLHSAPLEPWQDANNHGQLLSQIATACSSFLSADIQAPDVLGEICFLMLVQKSKEFKGRENNKKLSPGTHPLLQLVPQLHTRLERELRVQAELEGPGGIQSRGYFLYRVSEEFHPKIECVQ; this comes from the exons ATGCCCACCAAGGAGAAACACCCAAGCTACGGCACTTTGACGACGGCGGTGGGCCGAGGGAGCGTCAATCCGCTCGGTGTTGCCGGCATCGGACTCGCGGCTATTCTGCTACTCGACTCTATACTCTTCTTACACA GTGCACCACTAGAACCTTGGCAAGACGCAAATAACCATGGGCAGCTTCTGAGCCAG atcgCTACCGCCTGCTCCTCCTTCCTCTCTGCCGACATTCAG GCACCCGACGTCTTGGGGGAAATTTGCTTCTTGATGCTAGTCCAAAAATCCAAG gagtTCAAGGGccgagaaaataataaaaag CTGAGCCCCGGGACGCATCCCCTCCTTCAACTTGTACCCCAACTCCACACCCGGTTAGAGAGAGAACTCAGAGTGCAG GCCGAACTGGAGGGTCCGGGTGGTATCCAAAGTAGGGGCTACTTCCTCTATCGGGTAAGTGAAGAATTCCATCCCAAAATAGAATGCGTACAatga
- the nmu gene encoding neuromedin-U isoform X3 — MPTKEKHPSYGTLTTAVGRGSVNPLGVAGIGLAAILLLDSILFLHSAPLEPWQDANNHGQLLSQIATACSSFLSADIQAPDVLGEICFLMLVQKSKEFKGRENNKKLSPGTHPLLQLVPQLHTRLERELRVQAELEGPGGIQSRGYFLYRVT; from the exons ATGCCCACCAAGGAGAAACACCCAAGCTACGGCACTTTGACGACGGCGGTGGGCCGAGGGAGCGTCAATCCGCTCGGTGTTGCCGGCATCGGACTCGCGGCTATTCTGCTACTCGACTCTATACTCTTCTTACACA GTGCACCACTAGAACCTTGGCAAGACGCAAATAACCATGGGCAGCTTCTGAGCCAG atcgCTACCGCCTGCTCCTCCTTCCTCTCTGCCGACATTCAG GCACCCGACGTCTTGGGGGAAATTTGCTTCTTGATGCTAGTCCAAAAATCCAAG gagtTCAAGGGccgagaaaataataaaaag CTGAGCCCCGGGACGCATCCCCTCCTTCAACTTGTACCCCAACTCCACACCCGGTTAGAGAGAGAACTCAGAGTGCAG GCCGAACTGGAGGGTCCGGGTGGTATCCAAAGTAGGGGCTACTTCCTCTATCGGGTAA cCTAG
- the clocka gene encoding circadian locomoter output cycles protein kaput isoform X1 has translation MVTLKKIKMTTSVDQDDGSIFGLDDDDKDKAKRVSRNKSEKKRRDHFNILIKELGTMLPGNTRKMDKSTILQKSIDFLQKQQEISAQSESTEIKQDWKPTFLSNEEFTQLMLEALDGFFLAITTNGNIIYASESVTSLLEHLPCDLVDQNLLNFLPREEHSDVYNLLSSHIPEEKTSVPEYLKTKNQLEFCCHMLRGAMDPKEPAVYEHVKFIGNFKSVNNIPDCPQNGFTKDAIQQTLDLAFEEQLCLIATVKLVKPKFIKEMCTVEEPSEEFTSRHSLEWKFLFLDHRAPPIIGYLPFEVLGTSGYDYYHVDDLDTLAKCHEHLMQYGKGKSCFYRFLTKGQQWIWLQTHYYITYHQWNSRPEFIVCTHTVVSYCDVRSEQRREFGLEESSPDKSRDSGLESQPNASSPKEALEFLGDSGTVSPSSQGSRKSSYTPPSEASSSQTKLQDRNTPVQKAVSQRRSSIGSQQSVSSQTTVTKVSMVSQQQPQEVPQASSLQLCNQLDTMQHMKKQLEQRTHAIENNIQRQLDELWKIQQELQRVQEQSMQMLVQKGAMNMTTLQVAPQLAQGTHALNMQGSVVSATLQQQHMVQPQNTELAQAPLAASLYNMMIPQQNGANLLQISGGLPSNNTVANTPTLATFAQDHATQIRFPTSRQLLTKLVTGQMACGAVMVPSTMFMGQVVTAFAPQPAPAQTISIGQQPTQQPEQQGLRMLQGSQLILPAAAFPLQPTGAFATTANPQKSDQHTHKTDT, from the exons ATGGTAACTCTGAAGAAGATCAAAATGACTACAAGCGTCGATCA GGATGACGGTAGCATCTTTGGATTGGACGACGATGACAAGGACAAAGCAAAACG AGTATCTCGCAACAAGTCGGAAAAGAAGCGACGAGATCACTTCAACATCCTCATTAAAGAACTCGGTACCATGTTGCCAGGTAACACCCGCAAAATGGACAAATCCACCATTTTGCAGAAGAGCATCGACTTCCTGCAAAAACAACAAG AAATCTCCGCCCAGTCCGAGTCAACGGAGATCAAGCAAGACTGGAAACCGACGTTTCTTAGCAACGAAGAGTTCACGCAACTCATGCTGGAG GCATTGGACGGCTTCTTCCTCGCCATCACCACCAACGGGAACATCATCTACGCCTCGGAGAGTGTCACTTCGCTGCTGGAGCACCTCCCT TGTGATCTCGTGGATCAGAACCTGTTAAACTTCCTACCGAGGGAGGAACACTCGGATGTTTACAACCTGCTGTCCTCGCACATCCCCGAAGAGAAGACGTCGGTGCCTGAATATCTAAAGA CCAAGAATCAGCTGGAATTCTGCTGCCACATGCTACGAGGGGCCATGGACCCCAAGGAGCCGGCCGTGTACGAACACGTCAAGTTTATCGGGAACTTCAAGTCTGTCAACAACA TACCTGACTGTCCTCAGAACGGATTCACCAAGGACGCCATTCAGCAAACGCTCGACTTGGCCTTTGAAGAGCAGTTATGTCTCATCGCTACCGTCAAGCTCGTCAAACCCAAATTCATCAAG GAAATGTGCACTGTCGAGGAGCCTAGTGAAGAGTTCACCTCCAGACACAGTTTAGAGTGGAAGTTTCTTTTCTTGGACCATAG AGCACCACCTATTATAGGTTACCTACCGTTTGAGGTACTCGGTACATCCGGTTATGACTACTACCACGTGGACGATCTGGATACGCTCGCGAAATGTCATGAACACC TTATGCAGTACGGCAAAGGAAAATCCTGCTTCTATAGATTTCTCACCAAAGGCCAgcaatggatttggttgcagactCATTACTACATCACCTACCACCAATGGAACTCTCGGCCAGAGTTTATTGTCTGCACTCACACGGTTGTCAG CTACTGTGACGTGAGGTCGGAACAGCGAAGAGAGTTTGGCCTGGAAGAATCGTCGCCCGACAAG TCGCGTGACTCTGGCTTGGAGTCCCAACCCAACGCTTCCAGCCCCAAGGAGGCGCTAGAGTTCTTGGGTGACAGCGGGACAGTGTCGCCATCATCACAGGGCTCACGCAAGTCCTCGTACACGCCGCCGTCAGAAGCATCCT CGTCCCAAACCAAACTCCAAGATCGGAACACGCCTGTTCAAAAAGCAGTATCGCAAAGAAGGTCATCAATTGGGAGTCAG CAGTCAGTCAGCTCCCAAACTACAGTAACGAAGGTATCGATGGTCTCACAACAGCAACCTCAAGAAGTTCCCCAA GCATCGTCACTGCAGCTCTGCAACCAATTGGACACCATGCAACACATGAAAAAACAGCTGGAACAGCGCACACACGCCATCGAGAACAACATTCAACGCCAGCTTGACGAGCTGTGGAAGATCCAACAGGAGCTGCAGAGGGTGCAAGAGCAAAGCATGCAGATGCTGGTGCAGAAGGGTGCCATGAATATGACCACGCTGCAAGTGGCTCCACAGTTGGCCCAGGGAACCCATGCACTAAATATGCAAGGCTCGGTGGTCTCTGCCActttacaacaacaacacatgGTCCAGCCACAGAATACAGAATTGGCACAG GCTCCACTGGCGGCATCCCTGTACAACATGATGATCCCGCAGCAAAACGGCGCTAACTTGCTCCAAATTTCCGGCGGCCTGCCATCCAATAATACCGTCGCCAACACACCCACGCTAGCCACCTTCGCGCAGGACCACGCCACCCAAATTCG GTTTCCAACCAGCCGCCAGCTGCTCACTAAGCTAGTAACGGGCCAGATGGCATGCGGTGCTGTTATGGTGCCGTCCACCATGTTCATGGGCCAAGTGGTGACGGCGTTTGCCCCGCAGCCGGCCCCCGCGCAGACCATTAGCATCGGACAGCAGCCCACACAGCAACCGGAGCAGCAG GGTCTGCGGATGCTTCAAGGAAGTCAGCTGATCCTGCCGGCGGCCGCGTTTCCGTTGCAACCGACGGGAGCGTTCGCCACGACTGCCAACCCACAGAAGTCAGACCAACACACCCACAAGACTGACACTTAA
- the nmu gene encoding neuromedin-U isoform X4 codes for MPTKEKHPSYGTLTTAVGRGSVNPLGVAGIGLAAILLLDSILFLHSAPLEPWQDANNHGQLLSQIATACSSFLSADIQAPDVLGEICFLMLVQKSKEFKGRENNKKAELEGPGGIQSRGYFLYRPRNGRRGLDNE; via the exons ATGCCCACCAAGGAGAAACACCCAAGCTACGGCACTTTGACGACGGCGGTGGGCCGAGGGAGCGTCAATCCGCTCGGTGTTGCCGGCATCGGACTCGCGGCTATTCTGCTACTCGACTCTATACTCTTCTTACACA GTGCACCACTAGAACCTTGGCAAGACGCAAATAACCATGGGCAGCTTCTGAGCCAG atcgCTACCGCCTGCTCCTCCTTCCTCTCTGCCGACATTCAG GCACCCGACGTCTTGGGGGAAATTTGCTTCTTGATGCTAGTCCAAAAATCCAAG gagtTCAAGGGccgagaaaataataaaaag GCCGAACTGGAGGGTCCGGGTGGTATCCAAAGTAGGGGCTACTTCCTCTATCGG cCTAGAAATGGAAGAAGAGGATTAGACAATGAATAG